From a single Collibacillus ludicampi genomic region:
- a CDS encoding RecQ family ATP-dependent DNA helicase: MDALHEELKRWFGYDEFRPGQEEIIRTLLSGQDVLGIMTTGAGKSLCYQLPALMLPGLTLVISPLIALMQDQVQNLERRGIHCATFLNSSLTKREIVERMEGIRNGRYKIVYIAPERIRSREFMTLLSRTQVSLLVVDEAHCISEWGHDFRTDYLLIGSLRERIGQVPIMALTATATKEVQEDITVQLGIEDGARIIMGYDRPNLAFIFRRETTVENKYKEAVAFLRGQRGCGIIYTSSRGECEEFARLLRQQLGEEIAFYHAGMQAEERRQIQDAFIRGKFRIVVATNAFGMGIDKPDIRFVLHLHVPSSVEAYYQEAGRAGRDGKPSICMTIFTQRDRGIHHFFLKKEFPSEAEVDRLAQRLIDLHTEGEAVRIRWREFAGIQGFTEEKVSLLLHIWEQQGVLLIEEMDSQDAVVRFEKNAFAKKRNEVLMTISRLKLRRYGKLHSMVELLAAEGCRRQAILRYFGQEGFARPHPCCDRCDPGLLTGCYTPGPVDRYPWRDVLREILPADPPVVMPRLAKTEGEEAYAIGEARDEAGLPRLYELLKSPSVNTRRMAVSAIGKIRRAESVPYLLTLLKDVNPQVRQYTLKALRKIGDRQAKSYVEEMLKREDKEYNIREAQAILKEWSG; this comes from the coding sequence ATGGACGCGTTACATGAGGAATTAAAGCGGTGGTTTGGCTATGATGAATTTCGCCCGGGTCAAGAAGAAATCATACGCACGTTGTTATCGGGACAAGATGTCCTCGGGATCATGACGACCGGTGCGGGAAAATCGTTGTGTTATCAACTACCTGCTCTCATGTTACCCGGTTTGACTCTCGTCATCTCGCCACTGATCGCTCTGATGCAAGATCAGGTACAGAACCTTGAACGTCGAGGGATTCATTGTGCCACCTTTTTAAATTCTTCGCTGACGAAACGCGAGATCGTTGAGCGTATGGAAGGCATTCGCAACGGACGGTACAAAATCGTGTATATTGCTCCCGAACGGATCCGCTCGCGTGAATTTATGACACTATTAAGCCGCACGCAAGTATCGTTGTTAGTGGTGGATGAAGCCCATTGCATCTCAGAGTGGGGGCATGATTTTCGCACCGATTATTTGCTGATCGGTTCCTTGCGTGAACGGATCGGACAAGTACCGATAATGGCATTGACCGCAACGGCGACAAAAGAGGTGCAAGAGGACATCACCGTGCAATTAGGGATTGAAGATGGCGCGCGTATCATCATGGGTTATGACCGCCCCAATCTCGCGTTTATCTTTCGCCGGGAAACGACGGTGGAGAACAAGTACAAGGAAGCGGTCGCTTTTTTGCGTGGACAGCGGGGATGCGGGATCATCTACACGTCATCTCGTGGGGAATGTGAAGAGTTCGCGCGTTTGTTACGTCAGCAGCTCGGAGAAGAAATCGCTTTTTACCATGCAGGGATGCAGGCGGAGGAGAGACGCCAAATCCAGGATGCGTTCATACGCGGAAAGTTTCGCATAGTTGTGGCCACGAACGCGTTCGGAATGGGCATTGACAAGCCGGATATCCGTTTCGTCCTTCATTTGCACGTCCCTTCATCCGTCGAGGCTTATTACCAGGAAGCGGGCCGTGCGGGAAGAGACGGGAAACCCAGTATATGTATGACGATTTTTACCCAAAGGGATCGCGGCATTCATCATTTTTTCCTGAAAAAAGAGTTTCCCAGTGAAGCCGAGGTGGATCGTCTCGCCCAAAGATTGATAGACTTGCACACCGAAGGTGAGGCGGTACGCATCCGTTGGCGCGAGTTTGCAGGGATTCAAGGTTTCACTGAAGAGAAAGTCTCTCTTCTTCTACATATATGGGAGCAACAAGGGGTTCTTTTGATAGAAGAGATGGATTCCCAGGACGCGGTGGTTCGCTTCGAAAAAAACGCGTTTGCGAAAAAACGGAACGAAGTTTTAATGACGATCAGCCGATTGAAGTTGAGGCGTTACGGAAAATTACATTCAATGGTCGAACTGCTGGCTGCCGAAGGATGTCGGCGGCAAGCGATTTTGCGTTATTTCGGTCAAGAGGGATTTGCAAGGCCGCATCCCTGTTGTGACCGGTGCGACCCGGGTTTGTTGACGGGCTGTTATACTCCAGGGCCGGTGGATCGTTATCCATGGCGTGATGTGTTGCGGGAAATTTTGCCGGCTGATCCGCCGGTTGTGATGCCGCGCCTAGCAAAAACGGAAGGGGAAGAGGCGTACGCAATCGGGGAAGCGCGTGATGAAGCTGGATTGCCTCGTCTTTACGAACTTCTTAAGAGCCCCAGCGTCAATACGAGGAGGATGGCGGTGTCAGCCATCGGCAAGATTCGACGGGCGGAGTCGGTTCCTTATCTGCTTACCTTGCTGAAAGACGTGAATCCGCAAGTGAGACAGTATACATTGAAGGCTTTGCGAAAAATCGGTGACCGCCAGGCTAAGTCTTATGTAGAAGAGATGCTCAAACGTGAAGATAAAGAGTATAACATCCGCGAAGCACAAGCGATTTTGAAAGAGTGGAGCGGATGA
- a CDS encoding MFS transporter, whose amino-acid sequence MEYFSLLRRRDFCLLTTADAISVLGDQIGLVALLWFVMVTTNQSTNMGLLALGFGLPGVLLGAVVGNVLDRWPRKMVLVGANVILGIIFTAIPYLHSIQRLSMVTLMALIVAAGCIIPFITVGWMVMLPNVVSTDDLGIANSINETLWQAASLIGPLAGGVLVTKLGAPVAILLDGFSFLGAALCLLLIKDPQPKRIPRETLSNKSSFWLDAWSGFKYLYSTKAVWWITLGALFLNMAYGQLEVALPLFVHHELMSSAVVLGSLWMVYFISSICGAAASGFVRFPLRQGTLMAFMVIGWGVSLLPLIWFHSVWVGYITMALAGFLFAGYIPMARTAVQRLIPAEYQGRVFGLRTSIIGLGVPIGSYLSGIIAQWVLPSSLIGFTGAAIMILGVLLMLIREFRSI is encoded by the coding sequence ATGGAATATTTTTCGTTACTTCGCCGGCGGGACTTTTGTTTGTTGACCACGGCAGATGCGATTTCTGTTTTGGGTGATCAAATCGGATTAGTAGCACTACTGTGGTTTGTTATGGTGACAACAAACCAGTCAACTAACATGGGGTTGTTAGCGTTGGGTTTTGGATTGCCGGGCGTCCTTTTGGGTGCTGTTGTTGGGAATGTGCTTGACAGGTGGCCTCGAAAGATGGTGCTTGTCGGAGCAAATGTAATCCTTGGGATTATCTTTACAGCGATTCCGTATCTACACAGTATCCAGCGCTTGTCAATGGTTACACTGATGGCTTTGATAGTTGCAGCCGGGTGTATAATACCTTTTATCACGGTAGGTTGGATGGTAATGCTACCGAATGTTGTTTCAACCGATGATCTCGGAATAGCTAACTCGATCAATGAAACTCTATGGCAAGCTGCTTCTTTGATTGGGCCGCTTGCGGGAGGAGTATTGGTTACAAAATTAGGAGCTCCCGTAGCCATTCTATTAGACGGGTTCTCTTTCTTGGGAGCCGCACTGTGCTTATTACTAATAAAGGATCCTCAACCGAAGCGAATTCCAAGAGAGACCCTATCAAATAAATCATCATTCTGGCTGGATGCATGGAGTGGCTTTAAATATCTGTACTCCACGAAAGCTGTATGGTGGATTACACTAGGTGCTTTGTTCTTAAACATGGCTTACGGTCAACTTGAAGTTGCACTACCACTGTTTGTACATCATGAACTGATGAGCAGCGCTGTGGTTCTCGGAAGCCTATGGATGGTGTATTTTATTAGTTCCATCTGCGGAGCTGCTGCAAGCGGATTTGTACGATTCCCATTAAGACAAGGAACCCTCATGGCGTTTATGGTCATCGGATGGGGAGTAAGCCTACTGCCTTTGATCTGGTTTCACTCGGTATGGGTCGGTTATATAACTATGGCACTTGCTGGATTTCTGTTTGCCGGATACATACCAATGGCAAGAACAGCCGTTCAACGTTTGATCCCTGCTGAATATCAGGGACGTGTGTTTGGTCTGCGGACTTCCATTATAGGGTTAGGTGTACCCATCGGCTCTTACCTCAGCGGAATCATAGCCCAATGGGTTCTCCCATCTTCATTGATAGGTTTTACGGGCGCTGCGATTATGATTCTTGGTGTACTGCTCATGTTAATACGGGAGTTTCGTTCAATATAG
- a CDS encoding phosphatase PAP2 family protein encodes MNVRYGLTLAFVLGLLSAIGFGLVALFISEHKIAQFDNTVTSYIQGFESPWLTVIMKFFTYIGSTPAVIVLSILVMILLYKILHHRMELIFFGIVLAGAGIMNQILKHIFARTRPDLHRLITAGGYSFPSGHSMAAFAMYGVLSFLLWRHIRTRLGRSLWLLLSTLMILAIGISRVYLGVHYPSDILGGYLASGWWLAFAIWFYQRYQEKKSR; translated from the coding sequence ATGAATGTGAGGTACGGACTTACACTTGCGTTTGTATTGGGTCTTTTGTCGGCTATCGGTTTTGGACTCGTGGCTCTGTTCATCAGTGAACATAAAATCGCGCAATTCGACAATACCGTAACATCCTACATTCAAGGATTTGAATCCCCTTGGCTGACCGTCATCATGAAGTTTTTTACCTATATTGGATCTACACCCGCAGTGATTGTCCTTTCCATTTTGGTGATGATATTGTTGTATAAAATCCTGCATCATCGGATGGAGTTGATCTTTTTTGGGATTGTATTGGCGGGAGCGGGGATCATGAATCAGATACTGAAACATATTTTTGCACGAACGCGCCCCGATCTGCATCGCCTGATCACCGCGGGCGGATACAGTTTTCCCAGCGGGCATTCGATGGCTGCATTTGCAATGTACGGAGTACTCTCTTTCTTGCTGTGGCGTCATATCCGCACGCGCCTCGGACGCAGTCTATGGCTTCTTCTCAGTACCCTCATGATTCTCGCCATTGGCATAAGCCGCGTTTACTTAGGGGTACATTATCCGAGTGACATACTGGGAGGATACCTGGCCAGCGGATGGTGGCTCGCTTTTGCCATCTGGTTTTACCAGCGTTATCAGGAAAAGAAAAGCAGGTAG
- a CDS encoding ATP-binding protein, protein MDVINGINQILLQVLIILFPIIIYYFYWEDISLIENKKSIEFAYGIISGTSIILCMICSFPIYHGYLLDLRTIPLLIGFLYGGYGTGIFISVVFLSFRYFLGGGGLLVPVIVCSIVIPITFLLIPKYKSYSSRHKVITTTALTLFTSLLIASVTYLKLMWSNLPVNRDFFIFFAGFSIIQTCTMWVTVFLIESMQERVMMHYRLRQAEKLNVLSGMAASVAHEIRNPMAVVRGFMQLFNENAQIPMDIRPYLKLIIEELDRAESIITGFLTLAKPQLERLEPVSVLELIDHGVNLMSPYALLHGVEIQVFADNSPCIEADPRKFSQVLINIIKNGIEAMTDGGLLKIGVKEEGGIVLIKIIDSGIGMTKEELQRLGTLFYSTKTKGTGVGLMVSYKIIETMNGRIEVSSKKGSGTQFTIMIPKAS, encoded by the coding sequence GTGGATGTAATTAATGGAATTAATCAAATATTGCTACAGGTACTTATTATTCTATTTCCAATTATTATTTATTACTTTTATTGGGAAGATATAAGCTTAATAGAGAATAAAAAAAGTATCGAATTCGCTTATGGAATAATCTCGGGGACCTCGATTATACTGTGTATGATTTGTTCGTTTCCGATTTATCATGGATACTTGCTAGATTTAAGAACAATTCCTTTATTGATAGGATTTCTATATGGCGGATATGGTACTGGGATTTTTATTTCAGTCGTATTTCTAAGTTTTCGATACTTTTTGGGTGGTGGAGGACTCCTTGTACCAGTAATTGTTTGTTCTATTGTGATTCCCATAACATTTTTGTTGATTCCTAAATATAAGAGTTATAGTTCCAGACACAAAGTAATTACTACAACGGCACTGACACTATTTACAAGTCTTTTGATTGCTAGTGTGACATATTTAAAGCTTATGTGGTCGAATCTACCAGTTAATAGAGACTTTTTTATATTTTTTGCGGGTTTTAGTATTATTCAAACATGTACTATGTGGGTAACGGTTTTCCTAATTGAGAGTATGCAGGAAAGAGTAATGATGCATTACCGATTACGACAGGCAGAAAAGTTAAATGTATTGAGTGGAATGGCTGCGTCGGTAGCACATGAAATCAGGAATCCAATGGCGGTTGTTAGAGGCTTTATGCAACTTTTTAATGAAAACGCACAAATACCTATGGATATAAGACCTTATTTAAAGCTAATAATTGAAGAGTTGGATAGGGCAGAATCAATAATAACCGGGTTTCTAACGTTAGCAAAGCCACAATTAGAAAGACTGGAACCAGTATCCGTTTTGGAGCTTATAGATCATGGAGTGAATTTAATGTCTCCCTATGCATTATTACACGGTGTAGAAATTCAAGTCTTTGCTGATAACTCCCCCTGTATCGAAGCTGATCCGAGAAAATTTAGTCAAGTGTTGATTAATATAATTAAGAATGGCATTGAGGCTATGACAGACGGAGGTTTATTGAAGATTGGAGTAAAAGAAGAGGGAGGTATTGTGTTAATAAAAATAATTGATTCTGGAATAGGAATGACGAAAGAAGAATTACAACGACTGGGAACACTTTTTTATTCCACAAAAACAAAAGGAACAGGAGTCGGATTGATGGTAAGTTACAAAATTATTGAAACAATGAATGGAAGAATTGAGGTTAGTAGTAAGAAGGGAAGTGGTACACAGTTTACTATTATGATTCCGAAAGCAAGTTGA
- a CDS encoding tyrosine-type recombinase/integrase, translating into MIQKFIEEALRGKSETTIRTYAHALKQFEEWLQGTRADLTSFARSDVQQYLDYLTSKRKSAATINKIWNAIKKYCKWAGKKEAIEDISVVKPVDYKQLAPKALDRLERNRLLREVDRTGNKRDIAIVTTLLMTGLRVSELVALNREDVEISERIGEMRVVGKGNKERIIPLNAEVRRALTKYLEERSDSHPALFLSNRMERISVRSVQRIIEQYGFHAHQLRHTFITGLVRDNQDIAVIQSLSGHSSADMILRYSRPNEEDKIQAVESIYKD; encoded by the coding sequence TTGATTCAGAAGTTTATCGAGGAAGCCTTACGCGGAAAATCCGAGACGACGATCCGTACCTACGCACACGCCCTGAAGCAATTTGAAGAGTGGCTGCAAGGAACGAGGGCCGATCTCACGTCATTCGCTAGGAGTGATGTCCAGCAATATTTGGATTATCTCACAAGCAAACGAAAAAGTGCGGCCACGATCAACAAGATCTGGAACGCGATCAAGAAGTATTGCAAGTGGGCTGGCAAAAAAGAAGCGATTGAGGATATCTCCGTCGTCAAACCGGTCGATTACAAACAATTGGCGCCCAAGGCCCTTGACCGCCTGGAACGCAATCGCCTGCTGCGCGAGGTGGACCGTACCGGCAACAAGCGAGACATTGCGATTGTCACCACCCTTTTGATGACCGGGCTTCGTGTCTCCGAATTGGTAGCGCTCAACCGGGAGGATGTGGAGATCAGCGAACGGATAGGCGAAATGCGGGTTGTCGGGAAAGGAAATAAGGAGCGGATCATTCCTTTGAACGCCGAAGTGCGTCGGGCGCTCACCAAGTATTTAGAAGAACGTTCAGACAGCCACCCCGCCCTGTTTCTCAGCAATCGCATGGAGCGAATCAGTGTAAGAAGCGTGCAGCGGATCATCGAGCAGTACGGATTTCATGCCCACCAGTTACGGCATACCTTTATCACCGGTTTGGTACGGGATAATCAGGACATTGCGGTGATTCAGTCGTTAAGCGGGCATAGTTCGGCGGATATGATCTTGCGATACAGCCGCCCGAATGAAGAGGACAAGATTCAGGCGGTAGAGTCGATTTATAAAGACTGA
- a CDS encoding 5'-3' exonuclease has translation MQPYNFLVIDGSSLLVRAFFASSYGGRVKQTAKGIYTNAVFGFMRMLLTACERVRPSHLFVAWDVSRDTFRRELYPEYKATRGELPVELHPQFDLAREILASLSVAQHQDTRYEADDLIGSMAACAAKEGHRVLILTGDRDALQLVGENVTVAIMKKGMTELEYYTPEYLLETWGCTPSQITDLKGLMGDASDNIPGVPGIGEKTAKKLLLQYGTIEGLFEQIDTMKGKIREKIETYRETAVLSKRLATILTDVPLPLRIDDCRCRFDIEAARPRMMELELTRIIQQLERSWASA, from the coding sequence GTGCAACCATACAATTTTCTCGTGATTGACGGCAGCTCGCTGCTCGTGCGCGCGTTTTTCGCGTCTTCCTATGGAGGACGGGTCAAGCAAACGGCGAAAGGGATCTATACAAATGCGGTATTCGGTTTTATGCGCATGTTGCTCACCGCTTGTGAACGAGTGAGACCCAGCCATCTGTTTGTGGCATGGGATGTCTCCCGCGATACGTTTCGTCGCGAATTGTATCCTGAATATAAAGCGACACGCGGCGAATTGCCGGTGGAACTGCATCCTCAATTCGACCTGGCGCGCGAGATTCTCGCTTCATTATCCGTTGCTCAGCACCAGGATACCCGTTATGAGGCGGATGATCTGATCGGTTCCATGGCTGCTTGTGCGGCAAAGGAAGGCCACCGGGTCCTGATTCTGACCGGTGATCGTGATGCTTTGCAACTGGTCGGTGAAAACGTGACCGTGGCCATCATGAAAAAAGGTATGACAGAATTGGAGTATTACACACCGGAATACCTGCTTGAAACGTGGGGATGTACCCCGAGTCAAATCACAGATTTAAAAGGACTTATGGGGGATGCAAGCGATAATATTCCAGGGGTACCTGGCATTGGGGAAAAAACGGCGAAAAAATTGCTTTTGCAATACGGTACAATCGAAGGATTGTTCGAACAGATCGATACGATGAAAGGGAAGATTCGCGAAAAGATAGAAACATACCGGGAGACTGCGGTGCTTTCCAAGAGGCTGGCTACCATTCTTACGGACGTTCCGCTTCCATTGCGTATCGACGATTGTAGATGCCGCTTTGATATCGAAGCCGCCCGCCCGCGGATGATGGAGCTTGAACTGACAAGAATCATTCAGCAATTGGAACGTTCTTGGGCGTCCGCCTAA
- a CDS encoding SAM-dependent methyltransferase translates to MRVKYFESNTLELSHIVFLGRTWNEYLLMFNLSKDELVGRWILDCPGGACSFTATANKYGIKAFAVDSAYYHTPEELGKKGLQDIEYIISMLDKVKEKCQWNYFKSMDELRGERLTALNQCIQDMKESKGYRYLPAILPVLPCEDKSFDMTLSAHLLFMYADKLDYNFHLQTIQEMIRVTRDEIRIFPTIDMNGNKYLYLDEIIDWVRSKGMRVDEVKVPYEFHRNANTMLRIICK, encoded by the coding sequence ATGAGAGTGAAATATTTTGAAAGCAATACCCTAGAACTGAGTCATATTGTTTTTCTCGGGAGAACATGGAATGAATATTTGTTGATGTTTAACTTATCAAAAGATGAACTAGTTGGGAGGTGGATACTTGATTGTCCAGGGGGAGCATGTTCATTTACTGCAACTGCAAACAAATATGGAATTAAAGCCTTCGCTGTTGATTCAGCATATTATCATACTCCAGAGGAACTTGGGAAAAAAGGCTTGCAGGATATAGAGTATATAATCTCTATGTTAGATAAAGTAAAAGAAAAATGTCAATGGAACTACTTCAAATCTATGGATGAACTTAGAGGTGAGAGACTAACGGCTTTAAATCAATGTATTCAGGATATGAAAGAATCGAAAGGATACAGATACTTACCAGCAATATTACCAGTCTTACCATGTGAAGATAAGTCTTTTGATATGACTCTTTCCGCTCACTTATTGTTTATGTATGCGGATAAACTCGATTACAATTTTCATCTTCAAACGATTCAAGAAATGATTAGAGTAACAAGAGATGAAATTCGTATTTTCCCGACAATTGATATGAATGGTAATAAATATTTGTATTTGGATGAAATTATCGATTGGGTTCGATCAAAGGGTATGAGAGTAGATGAAGTTAAAGTACCATATGAATTTCACAGGAATGCTAACACAATGTTGAGAATTATTTGCAAATAA
- a CDS encoding SAM-dependent methyltransferase, with product MNRVVSGKVEPVRRSYNKSKNNIPKVYVVGAGVRGRKHLTLEAISYLRKASLVLFFPFESISSEWLVDGLGVSMVESLAPLYQDGAVDAENYKRIINRIISAAQEFGSVAVLVPGHPRVGVSWVRELERRELEGQIQILVVDGISSFDTMITDLGLDPLENGAVVVDANRLLLYRLQLDPRLDYYIYHICSVGTSRTNYSNPALDNKLHYLKQWLLQSFPSNHEVMLIQSSTIQGKSSVLATCPLQELENISSLITFATSLFLPGLRISSKPIDKEFLALLAEK from the coding sequence ATGAATCGAGTTGTTAGTGGCAAAGTAGAACCGGTAAGAAGGTCTTATAATAAATCCAAGAACAACATACCAAAAGTATACGTTGTTGGCGCTGGTGTTCGTGGACGTAAGCATTTAACCCTTGAAGCAATCAGTTATCTTCGCAAAGCGTCTTTAGTTCTCTTTTTTCCTTTCGAATCGATTTCATCTGAGTGGCTGGTCGACGGATTAGGGGTGTCAATGGTAGAAAGCCTAGCACCTCTCTATCAGGATGGAGCTGTTGATGCGGAAAATTATAAGCGTATTATCAACCGAATCATATCTGCAGCACAGGAGTTTGGTTCCGTTGCCGTGCTCGTTCCTGGTCACCCGCGGGTAGGAGTTAGCTGGGTGCGCGAACTTGAAAGGAGAGAACTTGAGGGACAGATTCAAATACTGGTGGTCGATGGTATATCTAGTTTTGACACAATGATTACTGATCTTGGGCTGGACCCACTGGAGAATGGTGCAGTAGTTGTGGATGCGAATCGCTTACTCCTTTATCGCCTGCAGCTCGATCCAAGATTAGATTACTACATCTACCATATTTGCTCAGTAGGCACTTCTAGAACGAACTATTCTAACCCAGCCTTAGATAACAAGTTACATTACCTAAAGCAGTGGCTATTACAAAGCTTTCCTTCCAACCACGAAGTCATGCTAATACAATCTAGCACAATTCAAGGGAAAAGTTCTGTTTTAGCCACTTGTCCACTACAGGAACTTGAGAATATATCATCTTTAATTACATTCGCAACAAGTCTATTTTTGCCCGGATTACGGATATCTTCTAAACCTATAGATAAGGAATTTCTTGCCTTATTGGCTGAGAAGTAG
- the rlmD gene encoding 23S rRNA (uracil(1939)-C(5))-methyltransferase RlmD yields MKLKVGEVVTLDVNRLGINGEGIGYVERQVVFVDGALPGEKAVVRIVRIEPTYAVGSLLRIVKKSATRVKPPCPVYEQCGGCSLQHMDYQAQLEWKREIVRESFARYTGLTDLEIRPTIGMENPWAYRNKAQLPVALVGGKVVAGLYAPGSHRLIDTSECMIQHPTTNEMVQVVRDLVRELGIPLYNEKKHMGVLRTIVPRIGFETGEVQLTLVTLTEDLPQKDPLVEHIRKRLPYVTSIMQNINPARTSLIFGDKTKLLWGKEKIEERLGNVRFSLSPRAFFQLNPEQTVKLYDEVKRAAGLTGKEVVVDAYCGVGTIGLWLAPYAKEVHGIDIIPEAIQDANENAKRSGIANAHFTVGAAEKILVQWVKQGFRPDVVVVDPPRTGCDHALLKALLQSKPKKIVYVSCNPSTLAKDCNILLQGYKIESVQPVDMFPQTAHVECVVLLSLKL; encoded by the coding sequence ATCAAGCTGAAAGTCGGGGAAGTGGTCACGCTTGACGTGAATCGCTTGGGGATCAATGGCGAGGGAATCGGGTATGTGGAAAGACAAGTGGTGTTTGTTGACGGGGCATTGCCGGGAGAAAAAGCGGTCGTTCGCATCGTGCGCATCGAACCGACGTATGCTGTTGGCAGCTTGTTACGAATCGTCAAAAAATCGGCCACGCGTGTCAAGCCACCTTGTCCCGTTTATGAACAATGCGGCGGATGCAGTTTGCAACATATGGACTATCAGGCACAATTGGAATGGAAACGGGAAATCGTACGCGAATCGTTCGCCCGTTACACCGGACTGACAGACCTTGAGATCCGACCCACGATCGGTATGGAGAATCCATGGGCTTACCGGAACAAGGCGCAACTTCCAGTCGCCCTTGTAGGGGGAAAAGTGGTTGCCGGACTCTACGCTCCCGGTTCTCATCGGCTTATCGATACCAGCGAATGCATGATCCAACACCCAACCACCAACGAGATGGTGCAAGTGGTCCGGGATCTGGTGCGGGAACTGGGCATACCGCTTTATAATGAAAAGAAACACATGGGCGTCTTGCGCACGATCGTGCCCCGGATTGGGTTCGAAACGGGAGAGGTTCAGCTGACCCTCGTTACGCTCACTGAAGATTTACCGCAAAAGGATCCTCTCGTCGAGCATATTCGCAAGCGCCTTCCCTACGTGACATCCATCATGCAGAACATCAACCCGGCACGCACTTCTCTGATCTTCGGAGACAAGACCAAACTCTTATGGGGCAAAGAGAAGATTGAAGAGCGGCTCGGGAATGTGCGATTCTCGCTCTCACCGCGAGCTTTCTTTCAATTGAATCCGGAACAAACGGTCAAACTCTACGATGAGGTGAAACGAGCAGCCGGTTTAACAGGAAAAGAAGTGGTCGTAGATGCCTATTGCGGTGTAGGTACCATCGGCCTGTGGTTGGCCCCCTATGCCAAAGAAGTGCACGGCATTGACATCATCCCCGAAGCCATTCAGGACGCGAACGAAAACGCCAAACGTTCCGGTATCGCAAACGCTCATTTCACCGTCGGTGCGGCAGAAAAGATCCTCGTGCAATGGGTCAAACAAGGCTTCCGTCCCGATGTCGTCGTCGTCGACCCGCCCCGCACAGGATGTGATCATGCGCTCTTAAAAGCATTGTTGCAGTCCAAGCCAAAGAAGATCGTGTACGTATCGTGTAATCCTTCCACTTTAGCAAAAGATTGTAACATCCTTTTGCAAGGGTACAAAATCGAAAGTGTGCAACCGGTAGATATGTTCCCGCAGACGGCGCATGTGGAGTGTGTGGTCTTATTATCCTTGAAATTGTAG
- a CDS encoding DedA family protein, giving the protein MNVHHLLETYGYIGIFGALFLEYLGIPFPAETILTVSGFAWAKGTFAFLPLYLSALTGTFAGSLVAYFIGLYFGRPFILRYGKYVRITHEKLDQAEEKFKKYTIPILIFSRFLAGVRVLVPYLAGINRTALKSFILYSLIGSLVWAMLFLFIGRFVGHEWHYVQHRLHRYLIPLLAAIAVMIAGIWLLRARNNRKANS; this is encoded by the coding sequence ATGAATGTCCATCACCTTCTTGAAACATACGGATATATCGGGATTTTCGGGGCGCTCTTTCTTGAGTACCTTGGAATTCCATTTCCGGCGGAAACGATTCTGACCGTATCTGGATTTGCCTGGGCGAAAGGTACTTTTGCATTTCTGCCGCTTTACCTTAGTGCCCTCACCGGAACATTTGCCGGTTCTTTGGTTGCCTATTTCATCGGCCTGTATTTTGGCAGACCCTTCATTTTACGCTACGGTAAATATGTCCGCATCACACATGAAAAATTAGACCAGGCAGAAGAGAAATTCAAGAAGTATACGATACCCATTCTTATCTTCTCACGTTTTCTTGCCGGCGTTCGCGTCCTCGTTCCCTATCTGGCAGGAATCAATCGTACCGCTTTGAAATCATTTATTCTCTATTCGCTGATCGGATCCCTTGTCTGGGCAATGCTCTTTCTTTTCATCGGCCGTTTCGTCGGCCATGAATGGCATTACGTACAACATCGATTGCATCGATATCTCATCCCTCTGCTTGCGGCCATCGCCGTTATGATTGCCGGTATCTGGCTATTACGCGCACGAAACAATCGTAAAGCAAACTCTTAA